ATACAAATGAAAAATATTAAAGcttaattataatattatattgaGGGGGATCCGGATCCCTACGAGAGAAGTTTAgatattaatataatataataatttattattacaTCTAACGGTTCtcatttattaaaattatgatcTAACGGTTGTTATCTACCGTACCAAATAACTAATCAAAAACTAAATAGAGGGTGTTCTGCTTATAAGAATATAGTATAGATAGAAAACTATTATTTCTATAAATTAATTAGTAGATGATGAGTTCAGTGCTCGCTTACCTTAATTATTTTTCACTTATCTTAATTATTTTTTGCTAATTATATATTGTTGAGTAACAAAGGAAGGCTTATCCTCTTCAAAACTCTCCCTCAATCAATTGTACGATACTTTGCGCTAGGATCGATACGACAAATACAACCAATACAAATATCAAAaccaataacaaatatttaaattaaataaatggggGTAAGAAGACTCGAACCCAAGTTTCTCTCTAAATTGAGATCTGATACTATGTTAAATAACCAGTCATTCTAAAATTGGTAGAAAAAAGGCCGAACATTATATTATACTCTTTTAACGAATACAAGATTTTCAATTTAGATGTATTTTCAATAAATAATCATATTAAATTGATGATATGTAGGTATTTCTGAAGAACGGAGCTTCAGTGTTAATTTTCTGAAATAACAACTTACTTTAACAATAATTGAATCTCAATAACCACATGTCTACATCTAACCATTTCCGTTGTAGAATAAAATTTACCCGACGATAATTAAACACTGATTGATTACATTACAATAATATGTAGGACATGGCATTAACAAAAGCCAAACAAAACACAATTAACTTATAAGGGTGACATCCTACAATGGCATCTTCTTATAGAGCCCGCTTAATTTCACTCGTCTCCATCTCTCTCTCAGAGAAAAAAAAAATGTCCATCCCACTAGCTCTCACACACACAATTATTCTCGCACTACTCCACTTCTCTGTCCTTCTGTTGTCATGTAAAGCCAAGTGTGCAGCGGGTTGTAGCCTTGCCCTGGCATCATATTACGTCTCTCAAGGATCAAACATCACTTACATAAGTCAACTGTTCGATCTACCACCCCAGCATGTTTTAAGTTACAATCCGGGTCAAGATGCAATGCGGGTCGGATCTCGGGTCAATGTTCCATTTTCTTGTGAGTGCATTAACGGTGATTTCTTGGGTCATACGTTTACGTACGTAGCACAATCTGATGACACTTATCACAAGATTGCTTCCGTGGCTTTTGCTAATCTTACAACTGCGTATTGGGTGGAACGGGTTAATACTTTTGACCCGACCCGTATACCTGACATGGAGCCCATTAATATTACGTTAAATTGTTCATGCGGTGACAGACATGTGTCAAAAGATTATGGATTGTTTGTCACCTATCCGCTCCGGCCCGGCGATAGTTTGTGGTCCATTGCTAGAGAGGCGAGTGTACCGGACAAGTTGTTGGAGCGGTTCAACCCGGACAAGAATTTCAGTGATGGGTCGTCCGCTATAGTGTTTTTGCCGGCCAAAGGTTAGTCAACTCAACATTGTATGGTTACTCTCAAGTCTCAACACACTA
This genomic interval from Apium graveolens cultivar Ventura chromosome 8, ASM990537v1, whole genome shotgun sequence contains the following:
- the LOC141678043 gene encoding chitin elicitor receptor kinase 1-like, with protein sequence MASSYRARLISLVSISLSEKKKMSIPLALTHTIILALLHFSVLLLSCKAKCAAGCSLALASYYVSQGSNITYISQLFDLPPQHVLSYNPGQDAMRVGSRVNVPFSCECINGDFLGHTFTYVAQSDDTYHKIASVAFANLTTAYWVERVNTFDPTRIPDMEPINITLNCSCGDRHVSKDYGLFVTYPLRPGDSLWSIAREASVPDKLLERFNPDKNFSDGSSAIVFLPAKDVTGNYPRLKDR